A region of Streptomyces sp. NBC_01267 DNA encodes the following proteins:
- the rho gene encoding transcription termination factor Rho encodes MTSTLERPPVPQHLAVPAAGVLDLTDRRHGLLRTQRTAGSRPSPDDVQVSAAQIRQFGLRAGDFVEGSCERPGSPARVERVNGRPPEALRGRPHFRDLTPLHPRERLRLETAGGSATTRLVDLITPVGKGQRGLIVAPPRTGKTVLLQQLAAAVAANHPECHLMVVLLDERPEEVTDMRRSVRGEVLASTFDRPPKEHIALAELAVERAKRLVEQGKDVVILLDSLTRLCRAHNNAAPAGGRTLSGGVDASAVQGPKRLFGAARLAEEGGSLTILATALVDTGSRADDYFFEELKSTGNMELKLDRALADSRIFPAVDISPSGTRREELLVPDAELTAVRGLRRALRSRDGRSALEALLDRIRKTPDNAAFLRQIQQTVPGA; translated from the coding sequence ATGACCAGCACACTCGAACGCCCCCCTGTACCCCAGCACTTGGCCGTCCCGGCCGCCGGCGTTCTCGACCTCACCGACCGCAGGCACGGCCTGTTGCGCACCCAGCGGACAGCGGGCTCCCGCCCCTCCCCCGACGACGTACAGGTGTCCGCCGCGCAGATCCGCCAATTCGGCCTGCGTGCGGGCGACTTCGTCGAAGGAAGCTGCGAGCGTCCCGGTTCGCCCGCCCGCGTGGAGCGGGTCAACGGCCGGCCGCCCGAGGCCCTGCGCGGCCGGCCGCACTTCCGCGACCTGACCCCGCTCCATCCCCGGGAGCGGCTGCGTCTCGAAACCGCGGGCGGCAGCGCCACGACCCGCCTCGTCGATCTGATCACGCCGGTCGGCAAGGGGCAGCGCGGGCTGATCGTCGCGCCGCCCAGGACCGGCAAGACCGTGCTGCTCCAGCAGCTCGCCGCCGCCGTCGCGGCCAACCACCCCGAGTGCCATCTGATGGTGGTCCTGCTCGACGAACGCCCCGAGGAGGTCACCGACATGCGCCGCTCCGTACGGGGCGAGGTGCTCGCCTCGACCTTCGACCGGCCGCCGAAGGAGCACATCGCGCTCGCCGAACTCGCGGTGGAGCGGGCCAAGCGCCTGGTCGAGCAGGGCAAGGACGTCGTCATCCTGCTGGACTCCCTCACCCGGCTCTGCCGGGCGCACAACAACGCGGCCCCCGCCGGCGGCCGTACGCTCTCGGGCGGTGTCGATGCCTCCGCCGTACAGGGCCCCAAGCGCCTCTTCGGAGCGGCGCGTCTCGCCGAGGAGGGCGGCTCGCTCACCATCCTCGCGACCGCGCTGGTCGACACGGGATCGCGCGCCGACGACTACTTCTTCGAGGAGCTCAAGAGCACCGGCAACATGGAGCTCAAGCTGGACCGCGCACTGGCCGACAGCAGGATCTTCCCGGCCGTCGACATCTCCCCGTCCGGCACCCGGCGCGAGGAACTGCTCGTCCCCGACGCCGAGTTGACGGCGGTACGGGGGCTGCGCAGGGCGCTCCGGTCCAGGGACGGCCGGTCGGCGCTGGAGGCGCTGCTGGACAGGATCCGGAAGACGCCGGACAACGCGGCCTTCCTGCGGCAGATCCAGCAGACCGTCCCCGGCGCCTGA
- the pgm gene encoding phosphoglucomutase (alpha-D-glucose-1,6-bisphosphate-dependent), giving the protein MPHERAGQQARPEDLTDVARLVTAYYALHPDPDEPAQRVAFGTSGHRGSSFATAFNEDHIAATSQAICEYRAGQGTDGPLFLGADTHALSEPARVTAIEVFAANGVTVLIDTADGYTPTPAVSHAILTYNRGRTSALADGVVVTPSHNPPGDGGFKYNPPSGGPAGSDATGWIQDRANEIIAAGLKDVHRIPYTRALAAPTTGRYDFLGSYVADLPAVLDLDAVRAAGIRIGADPLGGASVAYWGRIAEQHRIDLTVVNPLADPTWRFMTLDWDGRIRMDCSSPWAMASLIERRHEYGIATGNDADADRHGIVTPDAGLMNPNHYLAAAISYLYTHREQWPAAAGVGKTLVSSGMIDRVAADLGRELVEVPVGFKWFVDGLVDGSLGFGGEESAGASFLRRDGSVWTTDKDGIILALLASEILAVTGKTPSEHYTALTDRFGAPAYARIDAPATRAEKAVLARLSPEQITADTLAGEPVTAVLTEAPGNGAPIGGIKVTTENAWFAARPSGTEDVYKIYGESFLGADHLGRVQEEAKAVVSAALAG; this is encoded by the coding sequence ATGCCGCACGAAAGAGCGGGACAGCAGGCGCGGCCGGAGGATCTCACCGATGTCGCCCGGCTGGTGACCGCGTACTACGCGCTGCACCCGGACCCGGACGAGCCGGCGCAACGCGTGGCGTTCGGAACGTCGGGACACCGGGGTTCCTCCTTCGCCACCGCGTTCAACGAGGACCACATCGCCGCGACCAGCCAGGCGATCTGTGAGTACCGGGCCGGCCAGGGCACCGACGGTCCGCTCTTCCTCGGCGCCGACACCCATGCGCTCTCCGAGCCCGCCCGGGTGACCGCCATCGAGGTGTTCGCCGCCAACGGGGTGACGGTGCTCATCGACACCGCCGACGGGTACACCCCGACCCCGGCCGTGTCGCACGCCATCCTCACGTACAACCGTGGCCGCACCTCGGCACTCGCCGACGGCGTGGTGGTCACGCCCTCGCACAACCCGCCCGGCGACGGCGGGTTCAAGTACAACCCGCCCAGCGGCGGACCGGCGGGCTCCGACGCGACCGGCTGGATCCAGGACCGGGCCAACGAGATCATCGCCGCCGGCCTCAAGGACGTGCACCGGATCCCGTACACCCGCGCGCTGGCCGCGCCCACCACCGGGCGGTACGACTTCCTCGGCAGCTACGTGGCGGACCTCCCCGCGGTGCTCGACCTGGACGCGGTACGGGCCGCGGGGATCAGGATCGGCGCCGATCCGCTGGGCGGTGCCTCGGTCGCGTACTGGGGCCGGATCGCCGAGCAGCACCGGATCGATCTGACGGTGGTCAACCCACTGGCCGATCCCACCTGGCGGTTCATGACGCTGGACTGGGACGGCAGGATCCGGATGGACTGCTCGTCGCCCTGGGCGATGGCCTCCCTGATCGAGCGGCGCCACGAGTACGGGATCGCCACCGGCAACGACGCCGACGCCGACCGGCACGGCATCGTCACCCCGGACGCCGGACTGATGAACCCCAACCACTATCTGGCCGCGGCCATTTCCTACCTCTACACCCATCGTGAACAGTGGCCTGCCGCCGCCGGCGTCGGCAAGACGCTGGTGTCGTCGGGGATGATCGACCGGGTCGCCGCCGACCTGGGACGTGAACTGGTCGAAGTGCCGGTCGGTTTCAAGTGGTTCGTGGACGGTCTGGTCGACGGCTCGCTGGGCTTCGGTGGCGAGGAGTCGGCAGGGGCCTCGTTCCTGCGCCGGGACGGCTCGGTGTGGACCACCGACAAGGACGGCATCATCCTGGCGCTGCTCGCCTCCGAGATCCTCGCGGTCACCGGGAAGACCCCGTCCGAGCACTACACCGCGCTCACCGACCGTTTCGGGGCGCCCGCCTACGCCCGGATCGACGCCCCCGCGACACGCGCGGAGAAGGCGGTGCTGGCCAGGCTCTCGCCCGAACAGATCACCGCGGACACACTCGCCGGGGAGCCGGTGACCGCTGTACTCACCGAGGCACCCGGCAACGGTGCGCCCATCGGCGGCATCAAGGTGACCACCGAGAACGCCTGGTTCGCGGCCCGTCCCTCCGGCACCGAGGACGTGTACAAGATCTACGGCGAGTCATTCCTGGGGGCGGACCATCTCGGCCGGGTCCAGGAGGAGGCCAAGGCGGTCGTCTCGGCGGCGCTCGCGGGCTGA
- a CDS encoding glycosyl hydrolase family 18 protein, with product MRRKRSARALLTTLATAAASAGMVVLGGGAAHAAAAPLPAHVFAPYFEAYNGDSLADLSQQSGAKYLTMAFLQTEARGSCTPYWNGDTGQPVSSSVYGSDITTMRSRGGDVIPSFGGYAADNGSTEIADSCTDVDSIAAAYEKVITTYDVSRLDMDIEDNSLTNKAGIDRRNQAIKKVQDWAAANGRTVQISYTLPTTTSGLASSGLAVLKSANTYGAKVDVVNLMTFDYYDNASHNMATDTQTATTGLEGQLASLYPTKTAAQLWGMIGVIEMPGIDDFGAAETFTTADATSVYNWATSKGINTLSFWALQRDNGGCPGTGGSDTCSGIAQDPWYFSHTFEPFTGGGAPATDDFSLSAAPGSASVDPGGTTTSTVSTAVTSGAAQSVTLKATGAPAGVTAALSPASVTAGGTSKLTVSASATAAPGTYPITITGTAGSVSHSSTFTLTVSGPGGSTGSLVNGNFESGSLSPWTCESGASVVATPAHGGTHAVKTAPSASQLGECAQTLTLAPNKAYTLSGWVQGDYAYLGVRGGATGSAWTSSSGWSKLSVPFTTDASGSVTVYLHGWYGQGSVYGDDLSVS from the coding sequence ATGAGACGTAAGAGATCTGCACGCGCCCTGCTGACCACCCTGGCGACCGCCGCGGCATCCGCGGGCATGGTCGTGCTGGGCGGCGGCGCGGCGCACGCTGCCGCGGCCCCCCTGCCCGCCCACGTCTTCGCCCCGTACTTCGAGGCGTACAACGGCGACAGCCTCGCGGACCTGTCACAGCAGTCCGGCGCCAAGTACCTGACCATGGCCTTCCTCCAGACCGAGGCGCGCGGCTCCTGCACCCCGTACTGGAACGGCGACACCGGCCAGCCCGTCTCCTCCTCGGTGTACGGCTCGGACATCACCACCATGCGGTCGCGCGGCGGCGATGTGATCCCGTCCTTCGGTGGCTACGCGGCGGACAACGGCAGCACCGAGATAGCCGACAGCTGCACCGATGTGGATTCCATCGCCGCGGCGTACGAGAAGGTCATCACCACCTACGACGTGTCCCGCCTGGACATGGACATCGAGGACAACTCGCTGACCAACAAGGCGGGCATCGACCGCCGTAACCAGGCGATCAAGAAGGTGCAGGACTGGGCAGCCGCCAACGGCCGTACGGTCCAGATCTCCTACACCCTGCCCACCACCACGAGCGGGCTCGCGAGCAGCGGACTCGCCGTCCTGAAGAGCGCGAACACCTACGGCGCCAAGGTCGATGTCGTCAACCTCATGACGTTCGACTACTACGACAACGCTTCGCACAACATGGCGACCGACACCCAGACCGCGACCACCGGACTGGAGGGGCAGCTGGCCTCGCTCTACCCGACGAAGACCGCGGCACAGCTCTGGGGGATGATCGGCGTCATCGAGATGCCGGGCATCGACGACTTCGGCGCCGCCGAGACCTTCACCACGGCCGACGCCACCTCCGTCTACAACTGGGCCACGTCCAAGGGGATCAACACCCTGTCCTTCTGGGCGCTCCAGCGTGACAACGGCGGCTGTCCCGGCACGGGCGGCTCGGACACCTGCTCGGGCATCGCGCAGGACCCGTGGTACTTCAGCCACACCTTCGAGCCCTTCACCGGCGGCGGCGCTCCGGCGACCGACGACTTCTCGCTCTCCGCGGCGCCCGGCTCGGCGTCCGTGGACCCGGGCGGGACGACCACCTCGACCGTGAGCACCGCGGTCACCTCCGGCGCCGCGCAGTCCGTGACGCTGAAGGCCACCGGCGCACCTGCCGGGGTGACGGCGGCGCTCAGCCCCGCATCGGTCACCGCGGGCGGCACGTCGAAGCTCACGGTCAGTGCCTCGGCGACGGCCGCACCCGGTACGTACCCGATCACGATCACCGGCACCGCGGGCTCGGTCAGCCACTCCAGCACCTTCACGCTGACCGTGTCCGGGCCCGGCGGCAGTACCGGATCGCTGGTGAACGGCAACTTCGAGAGCGGTTCGCTGTCACCGTGGACCTGTGAGAGCGGCGCCTCGGTGGTCGCCACCCCGGCCCACGGCGGCACCCACGCGGTGAAGACGGCCCCCTCCGCCTCCCAGCTCGGCGAGTGCGCGCAGACCCTCACCCTCGCACCCAACAAGGCCTACACGCTGAGCGGTTGGGTCCAGGGCGACTACGCCTACCTGGGCGTACGGGGCGGGGCGACCGGCAGTGCCTGGACCAGCTCCAGCGGCTGGTCGAAGCTGTCGGTCCCGTTCACCACGGACGCGTCGGGTTCGGTCACCGTGTATCTGCACGGCTGGTACGGACAGGGTTCCGTCTACGGCGACGACCTCTCGGTGTCGTGA
- a CDS encoding chitinase → MDRAPLARRSWLGGALAVIAAAALSVAGLTGTAQAADIDVAKNGGFESGLSNWTCSAGSGAVVSSPVHSGSAALQATPSGQDTAQCTQTVAVQPNSTYTLSSWVQGSYVYLGASGTGTTDVSTWTPGASSWSQLSTSFRTGASTTSVTVYTHGWYGQPAYYADDLTVLGPDGGGGGDPTPTVPAAPGGLQVGSVTKSSVDLSWSPSSGATGYNVYRDGSKIQSSTGASATVSGLSASTSYQFQVTATNSAGESAKSAAVTGQTSADSGGGTGGGSVPKHAVTGYWQNFNNGAAVQKLSDVPADYDIIAVAFADATSTPGAVSFTLDSAGLGGYTTDQFKADIKAKQAAGKSVIISIGGQNGTISVSDSTSATNFANSVYTLMQEYGFNGVDIDLENGVNSTYMSQALKSLSAKAGSGLVITMAPQTIDMQSTSNEYFKTALNIKNILTVVNMQYYNSGSMLGCDGNVYSQGTVDFLTALACIQLQGGLDPSQVGLGVPASSSAAGSGYVSPSVVNNALDCLTKGTGCGSFKPSKTYPGLRGAMTWSTNWDATSGNAWSRAVGPHVHALP, encoded by the coding sequence GTGGACCGTGCACCACTCGCCCGAAGATCCTGGCTCGGCGGCGCGCTGGCCGTCATCGCAGCCGCCGCCCTGTCGGTCGCCGGTCTGACCGGCACCGCGCAGGCCGCTGACATCGACGTCGCCAAGAACGGGGGTTTCGAGTCCGGCCTGTCCAACTGGACCTGTTCCGCAGGGAGCGGGGCCGTCGTTTCCTCGCCCGTGCACAGCGGGAGCGCGGCACTCCAGGCCACTCCGTCCGGGCAGGACACCGCGCAGTGCACGCAGACCGTGGCCGTGCAGCCCAATTCGACATACACACTGAGCAGTTGGGTGCAGGGCAGCTACGTCTACCTCGGCGCGAGCGGTACCGGTACCACCGACGTCTCCACCTGGACGCCCGGCGCGTCCTCGTGGAGCCAGCTGTCCACCAGCTTCAGGACCGGCGCGTCGACCACGTCCGTCACGGTCTACACCCACGGCTGGTACGGACAGCCGGCCTACTACGCGGACGACCTCACCGTGCTCGGTCCGGACGGCGGCGGGGGCGGCGATCCCACACCGACGGTCCCGGCCGCGCCCGGCGGGCTGCAGGTCGGGTCCGTCACCAAGTCCTCGGTGGATCTCTCCTGGAGCCCGTCGTCCGGTGCGACCGGCTACAACGTCTACCGGGACGGGTCCAAGATCCAGTCGTCGACCGGCGCCTCGGCCACGGTGTCCGGGCTGTCGGCCAGCACCTCGTACCAGTTCCAGGTCACGGCGACCAACTCCGCGGGCGAGTCCGCGAAGTCCGCGGCCGTCACCGGGCAGACCTCCGCGGACAGCGGCGGCGGGACCGGCGGGGGTTCCGTACCCAAGCACGCGGTGACGGGCTACTGGCAGAACTTCAACAACGGCGCGGCCGTCCAGAAGCTCAGCGACGTACCCGCGGACTACGACATCATCGCGGTCGCCTTCGCCGACGCGACCTCCACACCCGGCGCCGTCTCCTTCACCCTGGACTCGGCCGGACTCGGCGGCTACACCACCGACCAGTTCAAAGCCGACATCAAGGCAAAACAGGCCGCCGGTAAATCCGTCATCATCTCCATCGGCGGCCAGAACGGCACCATCTCGGTCTCCGACTCCACCTCGGCCACCAACTTCGCCAACTCCGTGTACACACTGATGCAGGAGTACGGATTCAACGGCGTCGACATCGACCTGGAGAACGGCGTCAACTCCACCTACATGTCACAGGCGCTGAAGTCCCTCTCGGCAAAGGCCGGCTCGGGCCTCGTCATCACCATGGCCCCGCAGACCATCGACATGCAGTCCACATCCAACGAGTACTTCAAGACCGCACTCAACATCAAGAACATCCTCACCGTCGTCAACATGCAGTACTACAACAGCGGTTCGATGCTCGGCTGCGACGGCAACGTCTACTCCCAGGGCACCGTGGACTTCCTCACCGCACTCGCCTGCATCCAGCTGCAAGGCGGCCTCGACCCCTCACAGGTCGGCCTGGGCGTACCCGCCTCCAGCAGCGCGGCAGGCAGCGGCTACGTGTCACCGAGCGTCGTCAACAACGCGCTGGACTGTCTCACCAAGGGAACGGGCTGCGGCTCGTTCAAGCCCTCGAAGACCTACCCGGGACTGCGTGGCGCCATGACCTGGTCGACCAACTGGGACGCCACATCGGGCAACGCCTGGTCACGTGCGGTCGGACCGCACGTCCACGCGCTGCCGTAG
- a CDS encoding class I SAM-dependent methyltransferase, whose amino-acid sequence MFAQAKAVLFGDRGPLAPKGPTFRELTVQALSSIEHGYDLLAPKFDVTPFRTPDRLLDAVTGTLRPLGPFTAGVDVCCGTGAGMRVLRPLCTERITGVDFSAGMLAAARQNDAGAPPPSAEWVRADARALPFDEAFDLAVSFGAFGHFLPAERPGLFAGVHRALRPGGVFAFPVGAPQTLRDPLYWTLLGFDAVMRVRNLVWRPPFVMYYRTFPLGGVREDLTGAGFSVRLLPLEEFGRRADGSPNWRLVVARKE is encoded by the coding sequence ATGTTCGCGCAGGCCAAGGCAGTGCTCTTCGGTGACCGGGGACCGCTCGCGCCGAAGGGCCCCACCTTTCGTGAGCTGACCGTGCAGGCGCTCTCGTCGATCGAGCACGGCTACGACCTGCTGGCGCCGAAGTTCGACGTGACCCCCTTCCGTACCCCCGACCGCCTCCTCGACGCGGTCACCGGGACCCTGCGGCCCCTCGGCCCGTTCACGGCGGGTGTCGACGTCTGCTGCGGCACCGGGGCAGGGATGCGGGTGCTGCGCCCGCTGTGTACGGAGCGGATCACCGGAGTGGATTTCAGCGCCGGCATGCTGGCCGCGGCCCGGCAGAACGACGCGGGCGCACCACCGCCCTCCGCGGAGTGGGTACGGGCCGACGCCCGCGCCCTTCCCTTCGACGAGGCCTTCGACCTGGCGGTGAGCTTCGGGGCGTTCGGGCACTTCCTGCCCGCCGAACGGCCCGGCCTCTTCGCCGGGGTGCACCGCGCGCTGCGCCCCGGCGGGGTCTTCGCCTTCCCCGTCGGCGCACCGCAGACCCTCCGCGATCCGCTGTACTGGACGCTGCTCGGCTTCGACGCGGTGATGCGCGTACGCAATCTCGTGTGGCGGCCACCGTTCGTCATGTACTACCGGACCTTCCCGCTGGGCGGGGTACGGGAGGACCTGACCGGGGCGGGGTTCTCCGTACGGCTGCTGCCGCTGGAGGAGTTCGGCCGCCGCGCCGACGGGAGCCCGAACTGGCGGCTCGTGGTCGCGCGCAAGGAATGA
- a CDS encoding 4-hydroxybenzoate 3-monooxygenase, producing MTGTTTRSARTTGRTTVGIVGAGPAGLLLARLLHQAGVECVVLESRDRAYAEQRQRAGILEQGTVDALRACGAADRLDREGLAHDGIELRWGGRGHRIDLPALTGGRKVWVYAQTEVVKDLIALQLADGPELLFEATVTAVTGADTDRPVIHYTHQGRDSTLACDYVVGCDGFHGVTRTAVPEEHRRSYERVYPYSWLGILADVPPSVDELVYAHSERGFALHSMRSETVSRLYLQVPNGTDPAQWSDERIWDELDARFAVAGDWKLRRGPITSKSVVPLRSQVTEPMRWGRILLAGDAAHIVPPTGAKGLNLAVSDVVVLARAFARLQSTGNDDLLDAYSDTCLRRVWRAEHFSWFMTTTLHVDPEQDEFTTRLQVSQLDRIAGSGHAAAELAENYAGLPIG from the coding sequence ATGACCGGCACCACCACCCGTTCCGCCCGGACCACCGGCCGTACGACCGTCGGCATAGTCGGCGCCGGGCCGGCCGGGCTGCTGCTCGCCCGGCTGCTGCACCAGGCCGGTGTGGAGTGCGTGGTCCTGGAGAGCCGCGACCGGGCCTACGCCGAACAGCGCCAGCGCGCCGGGATCCTGGAACAGGGCACGGTGGACGCGCTGCGCGCCTGCGGCGCGGCGGACCGGCTGGACCGTGAGGGACTCGCCCACGACGGCATCGAGCTGCGCTGGGGCGGACGCGGTCACCGCATCGACCTTCCCGCCCTGACCGGCGGTCGGAAGGTCTGGGTGTACGCGCAGACCGAGGTGGTCAAGGACCTGATAGCCCTCCAGCTCGCCGACGGCCCCGAGCTGCTCTTCGAGGCCACGGTCACCGCGGTCACCGGAGCGGACACCGACCGGCCCGTCATCCACTACACCCACCAGGGCCGCGATTCCACGCTGGCCTGTGACTACGTGGTCGGCTGCGACGGATTCCACGGGGTGACCCGCACCGCCGTCCCGGAAGAACACCGGCGTAGCTACGAGCGGGTGTACCCCTACTCCTGGCTCGGCATCCTCGCCGATGTGCCCCCGTCCGTCGACGAGTTGGTGTACGCCCATTCGGAGCGGGGATTCGCCCTGCACAGCATGCGCTCGGAGACCGTCAGCAGGCTCTACCTCCAGGTACCCAACGGAACGGACCCGGCGCAGTGGTCCGACGAACGGATCTGGGACGAACTCGACGCCCGCTTCGCCGTCGCCGGTGACTGGAAGCTGCGGCGCGGCCCCATCACCTCGAAATCGGTGGTGCCCCTGCGCAGCCAGGTGACCGAACCGATGCGCTGGGGCCGGATACTGCTGGCCGGAGACGCCGCTCACATCGTGCCGCCGACCGGTGCCAAGGGACTCAACCTGGCGGTTTCCGACGTCGTCGTCCTCGCCCGTGCCTTCGCCCGGCTGCAGAGCACGGGGAACGACGATCTTCTCGACGCCTATTCGGACACCTGCCTGCGTCGCGTCTGGCGTGCCGAGCACTTCTCCTGGTTCATGACCACCACCTTGCACGTCGATCCGGAACAGGACGAGTTCACCACCCGGCTGCAGGTCTCGCAGCTGGACAGAATCGCCGGGTCCGGCCACGCCGCAGCCGAACTGGCGGAGAACTACGCGGGGTTGCCCATCGGCTGA
- the pcaDC gene encoding bifunctional 3-oxoadipate enol-lactonase/4-carboxymuconolactone decarboxylase PcaDC: MTPLLHHRADGSADAPALLLGPSLGTSLALWDAQVPALARHHHVVRWDLPGHGGTPVDALPTSGTTTVADLAGLVLALADSLRIDRFAYAGVSLGGAVGAWLAVHHPARVTSLALVCSSARFGEPAGWHERAAEVRAHGTEAVASGAATRWFTPAFAGTPTANALVDDLRATAPAGYAACCDALAAFDLRGTLARIEAPTLVVAGRDDPATPVAHARELADGIPGAALVEIPEASHLAAAEQPDRVLAALNGHLGGAPGGQPADDGRAAVRAAGTEVRGAVLGAAHVARASAATSAFTAPFQDLITRYAWGEIWTRPGLDRRTRSCITLTALIARGHHDELALHIRAARRNGLTHEEIQEVLLQSAVYCGVPAANTAFAIADRILQEEENDR, from the coding sequence ATGACCCCTCTCCTGCACCACCGGGCCGACGGATCCGCCGACGCGCCCGCGCTGCTCCTCGGCCCCTCGCTCGGCACCTCACTCGCGCTGTGGGACGCGCAGGTGCCCGCGCTGGCCCGGCACCATCACGTCGTCCGCTGGGATCTGCCCGGTCATGGCGGCACCCCGGTGGATGCCCTGCCCACCTCCGGCACCACGACCGTCGCCGATCTGGCCGGGCTCGTGCTCGCCCTGGCCGACAGCCTCCGCATCGACAGGTTCGCCTACGCGGGTGTGTCCCTGGGCGGCGCGGTCGGCGCCTGGCTCGCCGTGCACCATCCCGCACGGGTCACCTCGCTGGCCCTCGTCTGCTCCTCGGCGCGCTTCGGCGAACCAGCCGGCTGGCACGAGCGCGCCGCCGAGGTACGCGCCCACGGCACCGAAGCCGTCGCATCCGGCGCCGCCACCCGCTGGTTCACCCCGGCCTTCGCCGGAACACCCACCGCGAACGCCCTGGTCGACGACCTACGGGCCACCGCCCCCGCCGGATACGCGGCCTGCTGCGACGCCCTCGCCGCGTTCGATCTGCGGGGAACGCTGGCCCGGATCGAGGCGCCCACCCTCGTCGTCGCCGGACGCGACGACCCGGCCACCCCGGTCGCGCACGCCAGGGAACTGGCCGACGGCATCCCCGGCGCCGCACTCGTCGAAATCCCGGAAGCGTCCCATCTCGCCGCCGCCGAGCAACCCGACCGGGTACTCGCCGCACTGAACGGGCACCTGGGCGGAGCCCCGGGCGGGCAGCCGGCCGACGACGGGCGGGCGGCCGTCCGCGCCGCAGGGACGGAAGTACGCGGGGCCGTGCTCGGCGCCGCGCACGTGGCACGGGCGTCCGCCGCCACCAGCGCGTTCACCGCCCCGTTCCAGGACCTGATCACCCGCTACGCCTGGGGCGAGATCTGGACCCGCCCCGGCCTCGACCGCCGTACGCGCAGCTGCATCACCCTCACCGCGCTGATCGCCCGCGGACACCACGACGAACTCGCCCTGCACATCCGCGCCGCGCGCCGCAACGGACTCACCCACGAGGAGATCCAGGAAGTGCTGCTCCAGTCGGCCGTGTACTGCGGTGTACCCGCGGCCAACACCGCGTTCGCGATCGCGGACCGGATCCTGCAGGAAGAGGAGAACGACCGATGA